A window of Populus trichocarpa isolate Nisqually-1 chromosome 17, P.trichocarpa_v4.1, whole genome shotgun sequence genomic DNA:
TGACCATACAAGATACTTTAGATGATGGtaattaatgattgattatttagtgataaatattatttaaaataaagttttgtttaacacataatatttatttattaattgtgtttgaaatgtagatgtcataaatgttaatgatattgaaGATGATTGTGACGATGAAGTTTCAAAGGAGCATGCTGATGATTTATTAGGTGTTGACGAGATTGGCTCAATTCCATCAacatttgattcaaattttgctCCTATGGACACAGAAGAACTTAATGTGTTCATTCAAcaaaagtgaatgtgttgttgatttagaatttatattgttggatgttttgttttaaatattttagaatttatgtggttggatgttttgttttaaatattttagaatttatattttgtttgtgttttggatattgaattaaatttatgttgttggtttataatttaaatttggtttatgtaAGTGTTTCATTGTAActagttatgtgtttttttataagtgttttttttttggttgacccgggtcaacccatctgacccgtgacccgatcacttgacTGGGTCGATGACCggatcgggtttcaaaactatggttaaagttaaagaaaagaatttatcaggttaattctatttttatagaGTGTATTTAATTAAGACAAAATAATGTGAATTAATTCTTGTAATTAAGAGCATTAATTCCCCatcaattttggttttaaaattcAGTATAAATAAGAGTTGAAAAGAAGATATTATGCAAACCTTGCAATAGTTTTCTAGCATTCTTCTTTGTggtttttaatcttgttttgttttatctttcgCCCCAcccccttccttttttttatgaccTAGAGCTTATGTTCCACTTATTTGTTTAGAGATTAAGTTTCTTTCCTTTGGTTTGTAGACCTTGATATAAGTAATTATTAATCAAGGTGGTATTATCCATTAACATCACTTTTATACatcaagtaagaaaaaaaaaattgatttatccTCTTTTTAGtttcacaaaataaaagtaatacaGTGAACTACGAGAAGCCATTATTTTGGCACCCATTACGGCATTTACAAGGATGGCAGAAGGAGCTTTGCCATGAGGCAACCTACAAATTTACGAGGGCAGAAATACGTCCAGTGAAATAGAGAGAGGCTGCATGCAGATTGCTAGGATTGAAAATGACCTTATATTTCCTGTTAAGGAATGGAACATCTTAAGCTAATTACACTGTTCTAAACAAGCCTGTACCAAGATTGAATCATACCCACATGTTAATGGCGCTAAATAAACTAGCTGAGACCACACGATTTTGTCTCTGTGGATCTTTTCGCTCTTTTAGCTGACCAAACACTTTTCAAGAGCATTAACATAAGTACGTTACTGGTAGGTTTGAGGAAAGAACAAAGAAACTTCTAGGATTGGATACATTAGAGCTAGtgacaaaattagaaaacagttgattcttcttttttgttttcgtttttaATTTTCCTGGTAAATCACCTACGTACGTTAGGGAATTTCAAAGGTCGCTGTACTTGAGATGTTTGCAAATAAATATAGGTGCAAATTCCTAACCAAATGTGATTAAGGAGATCAGCTTTCACAATGcaagtaattattttagattctttATCATATTAACAATACAAAATCCAAGAGATTCTTACATTTAAAGAGTTTTAGTTTCGTTTTATGCTTTGCTGCTGGTGAAGTTTTCATATATCTAGCAGGTAAACTCTCTGAAAAAGCGACTCTACCATTAATTTTGCTTCTGTCATGCTTTAAGCTTTGGGGGGAttataagtgtgtgtgtgtgtgtgtgtgtgtgtatgattGTTTTGGGGTGATCATGGGATGGAAGAAAATCTAATCTTGAACAATGAGTTAGATGCATTCATATCTCTCTGATATTTATAGCGTTGGAACAATGAGTTAGAGATTTGTTTTGCAGATCCATGCTTGATATTTCTGGCTTTCATGGTGAAATATTGGTGACAAGAAAAAAGTGCTAAAAAAAGAGTGGAGCATATGTTAAGGTAGCCATAAATTGAACCTGATGTCTAACGATTTGCAGCAGGAGCTCGAGCTGGTTGTTCTGTATCATCAAGGGAGATGACACTATTGGAGCAATGGACTGCTGGTATGCTTATATTTGTTCAAGTTCGATAACTTGGCTCTTCAAGTCTTTTGCCTACTCTTAGTTGTTCATCACTGATCAATAGCAGCtcttttgctctctcttttttctctattatttCCTTTCTTGCACTTTAGAAACAATTGAGTGCAATATTTAAGCTTTTATGAAAGGTATATATATGTGTAGAAACAAATCCATATATAGTTCACAATTTATACATCACACTTGCATATATTGATATGAATTTCATTTATTGACGAGCTTTTCTAGatagagtttaaaattaaactggaATTGATTTGaccatatataatttaattaacataacAAGTGCACTTACAAAGCGATCGATTCACTCAAAaactagtttaatttaaaaaaaattaaaacaacattgatttaatatttgttattacaaaaatattgaaatgatggTGTTTTAAATTGATCCAAATCAAACAGAATAAACCCTCAAATCTATGACCTGGATTATAGAACTAGtacttaaattttaataactttactttcataatatatttattattttattatatgataataaaaataaatattcataagaaaGATAATGAGTATTGAAATTATAAAgaagaaatgtatttttttatcaaaattatatttttcgattcatgtattttttttccgtagataaaaaaaataatttttttattaatagtatagctcattgaattaaaaaaaaacagtaaaaaatattagaaaatactaTTACCATTAGAACTAAAAAGGAATAAAcacatatttttaatcaaaaacctaattttttattcatgttttttttttttttgacaaaaaaaagtcaTGAGAAGCATTGTGTTTCaagtaaatatttattatgattgtaaaaaaaaattaattgaaaattaaaaaaactcatgaattgatattaaaaaattatataaaaaattgacaataaaaaattagctATCCTATTCTCATTCAACATTAATGAGAAaagtattttagaaattatacaTACAAggctaatatattattattcataaaacaatcaataatatcttcataaaaaaccataaaaaactaTAACATTATGAGAACCATGggaaattgaataataatttaaatgttatattaagtattttatatataatgtgtttcaatcaaaatcttaaaaaaaaaaaaacaaaccataaaaaaaggtTAGATGTTTAGGCCGAAGATATTGAATTTGCATGCCTAGCTAACCATAAGATGGCCTATACATGTGTGGGCCTGGATTCTAGAtttgtctttttataaataaaaataaaataaggtgtTATTTTCTGGTTTATAtaaagttgattgaaaatttaggttttgggtttttgggatcctaaaattaatgcttttgatatatttttatttaaaaacatctaataaatacttcaaaaaacttaataaataaatttctaaactcAAAACTCtactaatttgaaaaaaaaataaaaaattaaatcaaataaaaaaattttcttaacttgatctattttttatgacgatacaaaagtttaaaaatacatcaataatattttttttatcaatagaaATTTATTGacttaaaattggtttttttaatgattagaaTATAACTTACTCACTATCTCTCTCTCCTCTAATATAATAGGGattgaaacataaacaaatGAGATCTCAAATTGAaacatgaaatcataaaaaaattagggataaaaaatttaaaaaaaaaaaagaaaggcaaaAACTTATAACTATACTTTTCCCTCATGAATagtaaaaagggaaaaaggtaTATTGTTATGTTTATTTGCCAAAATTGGTCCctagtgttttaattttttttaaaattaataaaatcaaatcttaattttcaaaactcagCACCAATTTAACGATGAAGCATTTTTTAAGGCCTCAAATACAATGGAGCGCAAGAGTCAAAACAGATTATGAGGTTAAAAATCGTATGAACATAACATgggataataaaattaaaacaaaaagaaagattgaTGACTATAATTCTCTTATAAAGTTACGTTGTCAGGATTTATGTCATTGAATTTAGCCTTGGACAAATAGATCCGTGTAATTGTGAGTTCTAGTACTGTCCTTCGTCCTTACCTTTCATATCTTTGGTTCAGGCCAGGACACTGAAAGATTGGTAGAacagataaaacaaaaaaactttgacTGCAAAATGCTCCAACCACTCAGCAACATCACTTTCGTGTAATGTTCCGGACAGCGCGCCCTCTTCGTACAGTACCAGACATATTAGAAGTGCTTCCGATACTTCCAGCTGCTTCTAAGCCAtttctctccctttctctcACCATTTCATTTTATGTCGTTCTCTCTCTCTAGGTAAGCTTTCGCCCTTCATTTTCTCATACAATATGTTGCTTTTTGCATCCTGTAGGTAATTATTGAAATTCAtattttgtcaaatatttttttatgatgatccCAGCTGGTTTCGACAAAGTAGAGGTAGTGTCAAGTATTGCAATGAAAGCAAACACAGCGGCAGCGGCAGCTCCAGCAACAATGCTGTTTTCGATTCCACGGAATGTTATGCTTGCACTCAGGTTGGTGTCCCTGTGTTTCACTCCACAAGCTGTGACAGTGTCCACCAACCCGAATGGCAAGCCTTAGCTGGATCCTCCCTCGTACCTATCCATGCCAAATCCGATCCGATATCCAAACCTGCCCGCTGTCAAACCCCGAACACAAAGGGCCCGTTTGGGTCCATCCTGGATCCACGTAGCAAGTGGGTCAAGAAATGGAATAGGGTGCTGCTGCTGACCCGTGGCATTGCGCTGGCCATTGATCCTCTTTTCTTCTACGCATTGTCACTGTCGATTGGAAAAGGTGGGGCCCCTTGTTTGTATGTGAATATTGGGTTTGCAGCAATCGTGACAGTTGCTCGTTCGTGCGTGGATGCGGTGCATCTTTGGCATCTATGGCTGCAATTCAGGCTGGCGTACGTGTCGAGGGAGTCCCTTGTTTTTGGGTGTGGGAAACTCGTGTGGAACGCACGTGCCATTGCTTATCATTATGTGAGGTCACTGAAAGGATTTTGGTTCGATGTTTTTGTTATCCTGCCGATCCCCCAGGTTTAGTACGATTGCTTTAATTTGGTGATTGCCCTTTGTTGTTGTGCTAGTGATTTAAACAAATGCCAAAGGAGATTTGGTCTCCggcgatatatatatatattagacttTTATGGTAGTTAAGTTTAGTAAAAATTAATAGCATGATCGACCACATTTATCTATATATTATCTAcacaaaaaatgatttgaaaatactcTAATCAATATCTAATCCTTAAagcttagaaataaaaattagaaactaGTTGCGATGTTCTTGAGATTTTATGGATGACTTGATCTTCAAGGAATGATGAGCTGTGGCTAATATCAACATCTGGAAGGAGTGGTATATATATCCGTGTGTTCTTAATTATGTCGGCAAAACAACAGAATAATTTATAGAGAACTACAGGAGTGATGATCCAACTTCACAAATTTTCTAATTAGAAGTTCATTCCTTGTATTTGCTGAAGAAAACGAGGGCAAATTGGTGCGAttaatctggaaaaaaaataagattaacgCTTCTAATATCTTCATTTTGCAGGCAATATTTTGGTTGCTGGTACCAAAACTAATAAGGGAAGAAAAGATTAAGCAGGTCTTGACGATGTTATTAGTGACTTTCTCATTCCAATTCCTTCCCAAGGTCTACCACAGCTTTTGCTTGGCTAGAAGAATGCGGAAAGTCACAGGTTATATATTTGGCACAATTTGGTGGGGTTTTGGACTCAATCTCGTTGCCTACCTAATTGCCTCTCATGTAGGTCTAATTTAATCTCACTAGAGAAATGAATCTTTAAGCTTCATATGACATCAATCTGATAGTAAAAGGCACCTTTCCTTGAGATTTTACAGGTCACAGGAGGATGCTGGTATGTTCTTGCAACAGAACGAGTTGCGACATGTCTCAAGAAACAGTGTGAAAGAAATGGAAACTGCGATCTCACTTTGCAATGCTCGATGAATGTTTGCTATCAGTTCATGTATCCAGCAGATAACTATGGAAACCCTTGTGGCAGAAACTCAACATGGATTGCTAAGCCGTTGTGCCTGGATGATAATGGACCATTCAATTATGGGATTTATTCGCCAGCTCTTCTAGTTGTATCCAGCAATTCTCTAGCAGTCAAGATCCTTTATCCCATATTCTGGGGCTTGTTAAACCTTAGGTAATTAGTCTACTTAATTTAGTACAAAAGCTGCAAATAATTTCTGATATGAGGTTCGTCAGTTTTTTCTCATAGTTATTTCATTTGCATTTGCCCTTGCCTTGGCCTTTTTAATCTTCCAGATTTGTGGACAGATTTTTCCTGAGCATCTTTGATAATCAGAGTCTCTCTCGTTTCTTTTCAGGCATGCTTAACATGTTAGTTTAAACTTCACAATTAGGTTGCCAACTTTCTGTATGAATAGCTGCACATTTAACTACATCTTCCTGAACTTTTGTAGAAACTTCTACAGTAAACTAGGTTGTCATGCTGGCATTATTGATGCACCTAGACTCCATGAATTACCAAAATTTAATCTGATTTTCTACAGATAATATGAGGAAAATGTAGGCTTGTATAAGCTTGATCTGGTTCTTTACTAcggttttcttttaatatcatgCTTTTATTGGCAGCTCTTTCGGCAACGAACTCGCTCCAACAAGTAACTTGGTAGAAGTGATGTTCAGTATATACATTGTGCTGTGTGGTTTCACTCTTTTCACTTTACTGATAGGAAACATCCAGGTAATAAAACTTCAGCACTGATTTCTTttgaatgaatatatataaaaaaaagaatacttaCAGAATTGAGGAATTCTTATTGTTTGATAGGTATTTTTGCATGTGGTCATGgcaaagaataaaaagatgCAGCTAAGACGCCAAGATGTGGAATGGTGGATGAGGAGAAGACAGTTGCCAACTGGTTTAAGACAAAGATTTCGACATTTCGAACGCCAAAAATGGAGAGTCATGGGAGGAGAGGACGAGATGAGTTGGATTGAAGAACTGCCCGAAGGACTCCGGAGAGACATTAAACGCTATCTTTGCCTAGACCTCATAAAAAAGGTAGCACAATATATATCCTCATAATGTGTTTGCAAAAGCAAATTGACTAATCAAATTAGCATCAAGGGATGCCTTTTAAATACTTATGAAATGGAGTAATTCTTACTCTTAATTAGGTGCCTTTGTTTCACAACTTGGATGATCTTATCCTTGACAACATCTGTGATCGTGTCAAGCTCCTTGTCTACTCAAAAGATGAAAAGGTTCGATATGATCATAAAGTTAAAATCATTCTGTTAGCTTATTTTCTATGCAACAATCCATACTGAATGCATAATTCtgcaagaaaaagaattaaactGTTATACTGTATTAAGTTATTGAACATATATATTATTGCCCCTAAGAACAGATTTTAAGAGAAGGAGACCCTGTGCTAAGGATGGTTTTTATTGTGCACGGACGTGTGAAATACAGCCAATGCCTTAGCAAAGGCATGGTAGCCACAAGTGTGCTTGAGCCAGGAGGCTTTTTAGGTGATGAGCTGCTCTCGTGGTGCCTTCGCCGCCCATTTATAGACCGCCTCCCAGCCTCATCCGCAACTTTTGTCTGTATGGAACCAACAGAAGCATTTGTTCTGGATGCATATGATCTGAGATATATCTCAGAACACTTCAGGTACAGATTTGCCAGCAAGAGACTCAAGCGAACAATGAGATATTACTCGTCCAATTGGCGAACATGGGCAGCCGTGAACATTCAATTTGCTTGGCGACGATACAGGATTAGGAAGAGGGGACTAGCGACTCCTGACATGGTAAATGTAAGCATGGAGAACCGTCTTCGGCTGTGTGCTGCAATGTTCATGTCGCTGAGGCCACATGACCActtccaataaattaaatgcaattGATGCTGCTATTTTGGCCGGTCTTTTCCCTTCTTTAATAAGATTTAGACACTAAATCTTCCATGAAAATTGTAAGATCAGGACTATACACAGCTTAAGAGCTAGCTTGTGCTATTCTAATGTTCTTTCTTCAAGAGCTCGAAGTTTATGGATTCATCAGTGGGTAATTAGCTCAAAATGTTCcttatatttcataaaatagatttaatatgCTTGggtacaccaaaaaaaataaaaaataaaaaattgaaaacaggAGGGATAAATGGGTTATACGTTGGGGAaagttcaattaatttaaaatagagttctaaatatatataatttaaaaactttatgggtttaaaaatgaaaatattgaacaaaaaaggggttctaaataaaattttaaaatatatgagcTTTGGTATGAAACTATTGAACAccttataacttttttaataaaaaaaaatttaaaatgtaatttaagattattattattattaaatcctgATCTTACAATCATATCATTAACAAAgcatgcatgcaaggatggatcttcataaccatctaggtggtggcccagtgataagagcttcggactaagaggtttgcttcctctgtagtctcaggttcgagttctgtggttgctcatatgatgg
This region includes:
- the LOC7484556 gene encoding cyclic nucleotide-gated ion channel 2, which codes for MSFSLSSWFRQSRGSVKYCNESKHSGSGSSSNNAVFDSTECYACTQVGVPVFHSTSCDSVHQPEWQALAGSSLVPIHAKSDPISKPARCQTPNTKGPFGSILDPRSKWVKKWNRVLLLTRGIALAIDPLFFYALSLSIGKGGAPCLYVNIGFAAIVTVARSCVDAVHLWHLWLQFRLAYVSRESLVFGCGKLVWNARAIAYHYVRSLKGFWFDVFVILPIPQAIFWLLVPKLIREEKIKQVLTMLLVTFSFQFLPKVYHSFCLARRMRKVTGYIFGTIWWGFGLNLVAYLIASHVTGGCWYVLATERVATCLKKQCERNGNCDLTLQCSMNVCYQFMYPADNYGNPCGRNSTWIAKPLCLDDNGPFNYGIYSPALLVVSSNSLAVKILYPIFWGLLNLSSFGNELAPTSNLVEVMFSIYIVLCGFTLFTLLIGNIQVFLHVVMAKNKKMQLRRQDVEWWMRRRQLPTGLRQRFRHFERQKWRVMGGEDEMSWIEELPEGLRRDIKRYLCLDLIKKVPLFHNLDDLILDNICDRVKLLVYSKDEKILREGDPVLRMVFIVHGRVKYSQCLSKGMVATSVLEPGGFLGDELLSWCLRRPFIDRLPASSATFVCMEPTEAFVLDAYDLRYISEHFRYRFASKRLKRTMRYYSSNWRTWAAVNIQFAWRRYRIRKRGLATPDMVNVSMENRLRLCAAMFMSLRPHDHFQ